One window from the genome of Pyrus communis chromosome 16, drPyrComm1.1, whole genome shotgun sequence encodes:
- the LOC137720878 gene encoding acyl-coenzyme A oxidase 2, peroxisomal-like, whose translation MQSPDPTAEDESQAVSRRIQRLSLHLTPNYPFPRNDAAQQLELLECASKAAKLTVDTSSLSNYMRGKHREIQDRVLDYFNKRPELQTPVEILKDDHRELCMKQLVGLVREAGIRPFRYVVDDPAKYFAILEAVGSVDMSLGIKMGVQYSLWGGSVLNLGTKKHKDKYFDGIDNMEYPGCFAMTELHHGSNVQGLQTVAAFDPLTDEFIIDTPNDGAIKWWIGNAAVHGKFATVFANLMLPTHDTKGITDMGVHAFIVPIRDFKTHQTLPGIEIHDCGHKVGLNGVDNGALRFCSVRIPRDNLLNRFGDVSRDGKYTSSLPSINKRFAATLGELVGGRVGLAYSSVSVLKIAATIAIRYSLLRQQFGPPKQPEVSILDYQSQQHKLMPMLASTYAFHFATLHLVEKYSEMKKFHDEQLVGDVHSLSAGLKAYVTAYTARSLSICRESCGGHGYAAVNRFGSLRNDHDIFQTFEGDNTVLLQQVAGDLLKQYKEKFQGGTLTVTWNYLRESMNSYLSQPNPVTARWETEDHLRDPKFQLDAFRYRTSRLLQSVAVRLRKHSKTLGSFGAWNRCLNHLLTLAESHIESVILAKFVEAVQKCPDPSSRAALKLVCDLYALEHIWKDIGTYRNVDYVAPNKAKAIHKLMEYLSFQVRNIARELVDTFDIPDYVTRAPIAMQSDAYSHYTHYVGF comes from the exons ATGCAAAGCCCAGATCCAACGGCGGAGGACGAATCCCAGGCCGTCAGCCGCCGCATCCAACGGTTGTCCCTGCACCTGACCCCCAATTACCCATTTCCCCGAAACGACGCAGCTCAGCAGCTTGAGCTGTTGGAGTGCGCTTCCAAGGCGGCGAAGCTGACGGTGGACACGAGCAGCCTCTCAAACTACATGAGAGGCAAGCACCGGGAAATCCAGGACAGAGTGTTGGATTACTTCAACAAGCGGCCGGAGCTTCAGACCCCGGTGGAGATTTTGAAGGACGACCACCGGGAGCTTTGCATGAAGCAGCTTGTGGGGTTGGTGAGAGAGGCTGGGATCAGGCCTTTCCGGTACGTCGTCGATGACCCGGCTAAGTACTTTGCTATTTTGGAGGCCGTTGGCAGCGTTGACATGTCTCTCGGGATTAAGATGGGGGTGCAGTACAG TCTTTGGGGAGGTTCTGTGCTTAACTTAGGAACCAAAAAGCACAAGGATAAATATTTTGATGGTATCGACAATATGGAGTATCCAGGTTGTTTTGCTATGACCGAACTACATCATG GCTCAAATGTTCAAGGTCTACAAACAGTGGCAGCTTTTGATCCACTCACAGATGAATTTATAATCGACACACCCAATGATGGGGCCATCAAATGGTGGATTGGCAATGCTGCCGTTCATGGAAAGTTTGCTACTGTTTTCGCTAATCTGATGTTGCCGACTCATGACACTAAAGGTATTACTGATATGGGTGTCCATGCCTTCATTGTGCCAATAAGGGATTTCAAGACCCACCAAACTCTTCCAGGAATTGAGATACATGATTGTGGCCACAAGGTTGGTCTGAATGGAGTAGACAATGGAGCATTAAGATTCTGCTCAGTGAGAATCCCTCGTGATAATCTTCTTAATCGGTTTGGAGATGTCTCCCGGGACGGGAAATACACAAGTAGTTTACCATCTATAAATAAAAGATTTGCTGCCACTCTAGGTGAACTTGTAGGTGGAAGGGTCGGTCTTGCATATTCTTCGGTTAGCGTCCTGAAGATTGCTGCCACAATTGCAATCCGATATTCTCTACTGCGCCAGCAGTTTGGTCCTCCCAAGCAACCTGAAGTTAGTATTCTTGATTATCAGTCTCAACAACACAAGTTAATGCCCATGCTGGCTTCAACTTATGCATTCCATTTTGCCACGTTGCATTTGGTGGAGAAATATTCAGAGATGAAAAAGTTTCATGATGAACAATTGGTTGGTGACGTCCATTCGCTTTCAGCAGGGCTCAAGGCTTATGTGACAGCATATACTGCAAGGTCATTAAGTATCTGCAGGGAATCTTGTGGAGGCCATGGGTATGCTGCTGTCAACCGCTTCGGTAGCCTGAGGAATGACCATGACATTTTTCAGACGTTTGAGGGGGACAATACAGTGCTTCTACAACAG GTTGCGGGTGATCTGTTGAAGCAATATAAGGAGAAATTTCAAGGCGGGACACTCACTGTCACATGGAACTACCTCAGAGAGTCCATGAATTCGTATCTATCTCAGCCAAATCCAGTGACTGCTCGATGGGAAACTGAAGACCATTTGCGAGATCCTAAGTTCCAGTTGGATGCTTTCAGA TACCGAACTTCTCGATTACTTCAAAGTGTTGCAGTAAGACTGCGCAAGCATTCCAAAACTCTTGGCAGTTTTGGTGCATGGAATCGATGCTTAAATCACCTTTTGACTCTGGCGGAGTCCCATATTGAGTCTGTCATCCTTGCCAAGTTTGTTGAAGCTGTCCAGAA ATGTCCAGATCCAAGTTCTCGAGCTGCTCTGAAACTCGTCTGTGATCTTTATGCATTGGAGCACATTTGGAAAGACATAGGAACCTATCGTAATGTTGATTATGTTGCACCAAACAAAGCTAAG GCAATTCACAAACTGATGGAGTACCTGAGTTTCCAGGTGAGAAATATAGCAAGGGAACTTGTAGACACATTTGACATTCCAGATTATGTCACAAGAGCCCCAATTGCAATGCAGTCGGATGCCTACTCACACTACACACACTACGTCGGATTTTAA
- the LOC137721348 gene encoding protein ALTERED PHOSPHATE STARVATION RESPONSE 1-like translates to MGATNSKTEKDEALRLCRERKRLIKQAIDSRYALAASHVSYTNSLRNIGIALRRYAEAEVLLESSLSTSDKTPSHSSYPSPSPSPLADASDSPLCNERPASPPVARLSYMRSGGAAAVTVRFNPVSSSYVDEDIPLPPPPPPLPDEDSSWDYFDPGDESESFRFVGSSGVDVNFDGVKGWRQGRSEEASHSVEEIGRWAKVGLDGSKEHFEVSGNSMNQNDSSVDGNTNLLNSGVDGSLQTGNGEGRQLVVGCNANGGATSLTGKVGVEQSGSKREKNVGEKDLCAEREDPSEFITHRAKDFLSSIKDIEHRFFRAAESGRGVSRMLESNKIRVGYSEAKGTSSALAFLVPFQLVFCPGKTALVYHDPTQHGTKIITWKRSTSSRSSSSRNPLPTVTKEDADDSGSDFIEEFCMIAGSHSSTLERLYAWERKLYDEVKASESIRKVYDRKCDQLRNQFANDCSSQVIDKTRAIVKDLHSRIRVAIHAVDSISKRIEKMRDEELHPQLLELTQGLTRMWKAMLECHHAQYITISLAYHSKSSTVTSQRDSRRQIMAQLLDEIECFGLSFANWINSHSTYVEALNGWLQNCIMQPRERTKSRRPFSPRRVVAPPIFGLFRDWAAGIRALPSNELTDAIRTFLSDLRHLMEQEAVAQKNQGTADANNGEAENKAEENSEESSPNLSCVHTSLTKVLDRLTKFSEASLKMYEDIRQKSEAARIAYLNCRPVRY, encoded by the exons ATGGGTGCGACGAACTCCAAAACCGAGAAGGACGAAGCTCTGCGTCTGTGCAGGGAGCGTAAGAGATTGATCAAGCAAGCAATTGATTCAAGGTATGCTTTAGCAGCTTCTCATGTATCTTACACCAACTCTCTAAGAAACATTGGCATTGCCCTCCGCCGCTACGCCGAGGCTGAGGTGTTGCTAGAGTCGTCTCTCTCCACCTCCGACAAGACCCCATCGCACTCCTCCTACCCCTCGCCGTCGCCGTCACCTTTGGCCGACGCTTCGGACTCGCCTCTGTGCAACGAGAGGCCCGCTTCGCCTCCTGTGGCAAGGTTGAGTTATATGAGGTCAGGAGGTGCTGCTGCTGTGACGGTAAGGTTCAATCCGGTTAGCAGTAGTTACGTGGATGAGGATATTCCACTGCCGCCGCCGCCTCCTCCTCTGCCGGATGAAGATTCTTCCTGGGATTACTTTGATCCTGGGGATGAGAGTGAGAGCTTTAGGTTTGTGGGAAGTAGTGGAGTGGATGTGAATTTTGATGGTGTCAAAGGGTGGAGACAGGGGAGGAGTGAAGAAGCTAGTCATAGTGTGGAGGAGATAGGAAGATGGGCAAAGGTTGGATTAGATGGAAGTAAGGAACATTTTGAAGTTTCTGGTAATTCAATGAACCAAAACGATAGTAGTGTAGATGGTAACACGAATTTGCTAAACTCAGGAGTTGATGGGTCTCTGCAAACAGGCAATGGTGAAGGGAGACAGTTAGTTGTGGGATGCAATGCCAATGGTGGAGCTACAAGTTTGACAGGCAAAGTCGGTGTTGAGCAGTCTGGTTCAAAGAGGGAGAAGAATGTGGGGGAGAAGGATTTATGTGCAGAAAGAGAGGACCCTTCAGAGTTTATTACTCACAGAGCTAAAGATTTTCTTTCAAGCATAAAGGATATCGAGCACCGCTTCTTTAGGGCTGCAGAATCGGGAAGAGGGGTCTCCAGGATGCTTGAGTCAAACAAAATAAGGGTTGGATATTCGGAGGCAAAAG GTACATCATCTGCTTTGGCTTTTCTCGTGCCTTTCCAGCTCGTTTTCTGCCCGGGAAAGACTGCACTTGTTTATCATG ATCCTACTCAACATGGAACCAAAATTATTACTTGGAAGCGGTCAACATCTTCAAGGTCATCTTCGTCAAGGAATCCTCTTCCCACAGTAACAAAAGAGGATGCCGATGACAGTGGCAGTGATTTTATTGAAGAGTTTTGCATGATTGCCGGAAGTCATTCCTCCACTCTGGAGAGACTATATGCCTGGGAAAGAAAACTATATGACGAAGTAAAG GCAAGTGAATCTATCAGGAAGGTGTATGACCGGAAATGTGATCAACTTAGGAATCAATTTGCAAACGATTGTAGCAGTCAAGTTATTGATAAAACCCGGGCGATTGTGAAGGATCTACATTCACGAATAAGAGTGGCAATTCATGCTGTTGATTCAATATCAAAGCGGATTGAGAAAATGAGAGACGAAGAATTGCATCCGCAACTTTTAGAACTTACTCAGGG ATTGACGAGAATGTGGAAGGCCATGCTTGAATGCCATCATGCGCAATATATAACCATCTCACTCGCATATCATTCAAAGAGCTCAACAGTGACTTCCCAAAGAGATTCCCGCAGGCAGATCATGGCTCAACTTTTGGATGAGATTGAGTGTTTCGGCTTAAGCTTTGCAAATTGGATCAACAGCCATTCAACATACGTGGAAGCTCTCAATGGTTGGCTGCAAAACTGCATCATGCAACCACGGGAGCGTACCAAAAGCAGAAGGCCATTTTCCCCTCGGCGAGTTGTGGCCCCACCTATATTTGGTCTCTTTCGAGATTGGGCAGCTGGGATCAGAGCATTGCCTTCCAATGAACTTACAGATGCAATCAGGACCTTCTTATCAGATCTGCGTCATTTGATGGAACAAGAAGCAGTTGCACAGAAAAACCAGGGGACAGCTGATGCAAACAACGGAGAAGCAGAGAACAAAGCAGAAGAGAACAGCGAAGAATCATCTCCAAACCTGAGCTGCGTACATACAAGCTTGACAAAGGTTCTCGATAGACTAACTAAATTTTCGGAGGCATCATTAAAGATGTATGAAGATATCAGACAGAAAAGCGAAGCAGCTCGAATTGCATATCTCAACTGCAGGCCTGTTAGATACTGA